Proteins encoded within one genomic window of Panicum virgatum strain AP13 chromosome 1N, P.virgatum_v5, whole genome shotgun sequence:
- the LOC120653240 gene encoding serine/threonine-protein kinase EDR1-like yields the protein MDRSVFEVPEPSSRGSQKTANQQAGSDNNKMRAERHSIQEEGMSHAAAEPLRKSINFQLQNKMEMTEDRPESASPMSCHDGAGISSKLHIQEKSVATNSTKKQQSAVPIMCNSIQKKDHSSKPTTSDSGETLLSSSFTSSDKTSELKPNTLVRALSERQQERPNEQSSKTIKSRSVGADRKSPHIIVLAQETKDNSTPLISELMTEHETKNGEQSLLNNVAVGRELTSNVQIISNEDLEDLREMGSGAFGTVFHGRWKGTDVAIKQIKNSCFMLPSPQADKLIAEFWRVAAIISKLHHPNILAFYGVVNNGPGETLATVTEFMVNGSLKKVLLRKGKHLDWRKRIMVAMDAAIGMEYLHSKDIVHFDLKCDNLLVNVNDPSRPICKATGQSGGGHLPNLVLNICPLVSVKVMS from the exons ATGGATCGGTCCGTGTTTGAAGTACCTGAACCTTCATCAAGGGGCTCCCAGAAAACAGCGAATCAACAAGCCGGCTCTGACAATAACAAGATGAGAGCAGAAAGGCATAGCATCCAAGAAGAAGGTATGTCtcatgcagcagcagaaccaCTAAGGAAGAGCATCAACTTCCAATTGCAGAATAAGATGGAGATGACCGAAGATAGACCGGAGTCTGCTTCTCCTATGTCATGCCACGATGGTGCAGGCATCAGTTCAAAATTGCATATTCAGGAGAAGTCAGTTGCAACCAACAGCACGAAGAAGCAACAGTCTGCAGTTCCCATTATGTGCAATAGCATTCAAAAGAAAGATCATTCATCGAAGCCTACTACCAGCGATAGCGGTGAAACATTACTTTCTAGCTCTTTTACATCTTCAGACAAGACATCTGAGCTGAAACCAAATACTCTAGTTCGTGCTTTGAGCGAGAGACAACAAGAAAGGCCCAATGAGCAATCATCAAAAACAATCAAGTCTCGGTCAGTTGGTGCTGATAGGAAGAGTCCTCATATCATAGTTCTGGCACAAGAAACCAAGGATAACAGCACACCATTGATCTCAGAGCTTATGACT GAACATGAAACCAAGAACGGTGAACAAAGTCTTCTGAATAATGTAGCGGTGGGCAGGGAACTTACAAGTAATGTCCAG ATAATAAGCAACGAGGACCTCGAAGATCTCCGTGAGATGGGATCCGGTGCATTCGGAACAGTTTTCCATGGAAGATGGAAGGGGACCGATGTTGCTATTAAACAGATAAAGAATAGTTGTTTTATGTTACCATCACCTCAAGCAGATAAGCTG ATTGCAGAATTTTGGAGAGTAGCAGCCATCATCTCGAAACTTCACCACCCAAATATTCTGGCGTTTTATGGAGTTGTAAATAATGGACCTGGGGAAACATTAGCTACTGTAACAGAATTCATGGTCAATGGATCCCTCAAGAAAGTCCTCCTTCGAAAAGGCAAGCATCTTGATTGGCGCAAACGGATAATGGTTGCAATGGATGCAGCCATTGGAATGGAGTACTTACACTCCAAGGACATTGTCCACTTTGATTTGAAATGTGACAACTTGCTAGTGAATGTTAATGATCCATCTCGTCCCATTTGCAAG GCCACCGGGCAGTCCGGTGGCGGGCACCTGCCCAATTTGGTgctcaacatatgccccctggtTTCAGTGAAGGTCATGAGCTGA
- the LOC120654855 gene encoding uncharacterized protein LOC120654855 isoform X3, with translation MRWPLRLRPLRSAPHRGSESPLLSHLSGPCLLIDNFLILLVLPEAPGLHVLLHFAQPVQAAQQEHDCRPLLPSPELMHLCFDTKALEGREMVFYENVEV, from the exons ATGAGGTGGCCTCTGCGCCTCCGGCCTCTACGCTCCGCGCCG CACCGGGGCTCCGAGTCTCCCCTTCTGTCGCATCTCTCCG GGCCTTGCTTGCTGATAGACAACTTCTTGATTTTGCTTGTCTTACCCGAAGCACCTGGACTCCATGTCCTGCTTCATTTTGCTCAACCAGTTCAAGCCGCCCAG CAGGAGCATGACTGTCGACCACTTCTCCCCTCACCTGAACTGATGCACCTATGCTTTGATACCAAAG CACTTGAAGGTCGAGAGATGGTGTTCTACGAAAATGTTGAAGTTTAA
- the LOC120654855 gene encoding uncharacterized protein LOC120654855 isoform X4, with translation MRWPLRLRPLRSAPHRGSESPLLSHLSGPCLLIDNFLILLVLPEAPGLHVLLHFAQPVQAAQEHDCRPLLPSPELMHLCFDTKALEGREMVFYENVEV, from the exons ATGAGGTGGCCTCTGCGCCTCCGGCCTCTACGCTCCGCGCCG CACCGGGGCTCCGAGTCTCCCCTTCTGTCGCATCTCTCCG GGCCTTGCTTGCTGATAGACAACTTCTTGATTTTGCTTGTCTTACCCGAAGCACCTGGACTCCATGTCCTGCTTCATTTTGCTCAACCAGTTCAAGCCGCCCAG GAGCATGACTGTCGACCACTTCTCCCCTCACCTGAACTGATGCACCTATGCTTTGATACCAAAG CACTTGAAGGTCGAGAGATGGTGTTCTACGAAAATGTTGAAGTTTAA
- the LOC120654855 gene encoding uncharacterized protein LOC120654855 isoform X2 — MRWPLRLRPLRSAPHRGSESPLLSHLSGPCLLIDNFLILLVLPEAPGLHVLLHFAQPVQAAQEHDCRPLLPSPELMHLCFDTKDSLKEKGEGCVCCLLPAIKIFTFDKSMFFWEALEGREMVFYENVEV; from the exons ATGAGGTGGCCTCTGCGCCTCCGGCCTCTACGCTCCGCGCCG CACCGGGGCTCCGAGTCTCCCCTTCTGTCGCATCTCTCCG GGCCTTGCTTGCTGATAGACAACTTCTTGATTTTGCTTGTCTTACCCGAAGCACCTGGACTCCATGTCCTGCTTCATTTTGCTCAACCAGTTCAAGCCGCCCAG GAGCATGACTGTCGACCACTTCTCCCCTCACCTGAACTGATGCACCTATGCTTTGATACCAAAG ATAGCCTCAAAGAAAAAGGTGAGGGCTGTGTGTGTTGTTTGCTGCCTGCCATCAAAATTTTCACTTTTGACAAGTCAATGTTCTTTTGGGAAGCACTTGAAGGTCGAGAGATGGTGTTCTACGAAAATGTTGAAGTTTAA
- the LOC120654855 gene encoding uncharacterized protein LOC120654855 isoform X1 — protein MRWPLRLRPLRSAPHRGSESPLLSHLSGPCLLIDNFLILLVLPEAPGLHVLLHFAQPVQAAQQEHDCRPLLPSPELMHLCFDTKDSLKEKGEGCVCCLLPAIKIFTFDKSMFFWEALEGREMVFYENVEV, from the exons ATGAGGTGGCCTCTGCGCCTCCGGCCTCTACGCTCCGCGCCG CACCGGGGCTCCGAGTCTCCCCTTCTGTCGCATCTCTCCG GGCCTTGCTTGCTGATAGACAACTTCTTGATTTTGCTTGTCTTACCCGAAGCACCTGGACTCCATGTCCTGCTTCATTTTGCTCAACCAGTTCAAGCCGCCCAG CAGGAGCATGACTGTCGACCACTTCTCCCCTCACCTGAACTGATGCACCTATGCTTTGATACCAAAG ATAGCCTCAAAGAAAAAGGTGAGGGCTGTGTGTGTTGTTTGCTGCCTGCCATCAAAATTTTCACTTTTGACAAGTCAATGTTCTTTTGGGAAGCACTTGAAGGTCGAGAGATGGTGTTCTACGAAAATGTTGAAGTTTAA
- the LOC120654857 gene encoding uncharacterized protein LOC120654857 isoform X4 — translation MNIQITKINALKNHTVQTVNFVVPVFRLLTCCLKVAQSFAFCVDTAIVVPNIVGLVISTVQICIYLWILVSPRKTRNGSIPNHNVRHPAVSTTMESQSAICVASPTSSTNISLKKSQTLGGTSGSDYDTKFEGAPFEQSTNPQDVKRMRRMMSNRESDQCSRKRKQAHLADLETQENPKRSRTSYLRRKGPSEQVDQVEQLTDANQQLTTSVTVTDNRILKSDVRALRVKLAVDMVARGALASPASSSKISLKRSQTLRGTSSLDYDTKFEGAPFEQGTNPQDVKRMQRMVSYRESDQCSEQVDHVEQLTDANQQLTTAVTVRDNRKLKSDVRAKVKLAEDVVACGALSCGLGSLGLSSPVLNPQQCRVPDVLPVLEVPADDRCFTGLSPTVQVQNSSLQSLSLESFDNRMTSEVTSCAGAGVDV, via the exons ATAAACGCGTTAAAGAACCACACTGTGCAGACCGTCAACTTCGTAGTCCCGGTCTTCAGGTTGTTAACTTGTTGTTTGAAGGTCGCTCAGTCTTTTGCCTTCTGCGTGGACACAGCAATTGTG GTGCCAAATATCGTTGGGCTTGTCATTTCCACCGTGCAGATATGCATCTACTTATGGATCCTTGTCAGCCCAAGA AAAACCCGCAACGGAAGCATTCCTAACCACAATGTGAGGCATCCTGCAGTCTCCACGACAATGGAGTCCCAATCAGCAATCTGTG TGGCAAGTCCAACATCATCTACCAATATATCTCTGAAAAAGAGCCAAACTTTGGGGGGCACGAGTGGTTCAGATTATGATACCAAATTCGAGGGTGCTCCTTTTGAACAAAGTACAAACCCACAGGACGTGAAGAGAATGCGACG GATGATGTCAAACCGTGAGTCTGATCAGTGTTCGAGGAAGAGGAAGCAAGCCCACTTGGCTGACCTTGAGACACAG GAAAATCCGAAGAGGTCTAGAACCTCTTATTTGAGGCGGAAGGGTCCTTCGGAGCAGGTTGACCAGGTTGAGCAGCTGACAGACGCCAATCAGCAACTCACCACCTCAGTCACAGTCACAGACAACAGGATCCTGAAATCAGATGTCAGGGCCCTCAGAGTCAAG CTGGCGGTGGACATGGTGGCCCGTGGCGCGCTGGCAAGTCCAGCATCATCATCCAAGATATCTCTGAAAAGGAGCCAAACTTTGAGGGGCACGAGTAGTTTAGATTATGATACCAAATTCGAGGGTGCTCCTTTCGAACAAGGTACAAACCCACAGGACGTGAAGAGAATGCAACG GATGGTGTCATACCGTGAGTCTGATCAGTGTTCGGAGCAGGTTGACCATGTTGAGCAGCTGACAGACGCCAATCAGCAACTCACCACTGCAGTCACAGTCAGAGACAACCGGAAGCTGAAATCAGATGTCAGGGCCAAG GTGAAGCTGGCGGAGGACGTGGTGGCCTGTGGCGCGCTGTCGTGTGGGCTAGGCAGCCTTGGGCTCTCATCACCGGTCCTGAACCCACAGCAGTGCAGGGTTCCTGACGTGCTGCCCGTCCTGGAGGTACCCGCGGACGACAGATGCTTCACGGGGTTGTCCCCCACGGTGCAGGTCCAGAACTCGTCGCTGCAGAGCCTTAGCCTCGAGAGCTTCGACAACCGGATGACCAGCGAGGTGACGagctgcgccggcgccggcgtcgatgTCTGA
- the LOC120654857 gene encoding uncharacterized protein LOC120654857 isoform X3, with protein sequence MNIQITKINALKNHTVQTVNFVVPVFRLLTCCLKVAQSFAFCVDTAIVVPNIVGLVISTVQICIYLWILVSPRKTRNGSIPNHNVRHPAVSTTMESQSAICAVASPTSSTNISLKKSQTLGGTSGSDYDTKFEGAPFEQSTNPQDVKRMRRMMSNRESDQCSRKRKQAHLADLETQENPKRSRTSYLRRKGPSEQVDQVEQLTDANQQLTTSVTVTDNRILKSDVRALRVKLAVDMVARGALASPASSSKISLKRSQTLRGTSSLDYDTKFEGAPFEQGTNPQDVKRMQRMVSYRESDQCSEQVDHVEQLTDANQQLTTAVTVRDNRKLKSDVRAKVKLAEDVVACGALSCGLGSLGLSSPVLNPQQCRVPDVLPVLEVPADDRCFTGLSPTVQVQNSSLQSLSLESFDNRMTSEVTSCAGAGVDV encoded by the exons ATAAACGCGTTAAAGAACCACACTGTGCAGACCGTCAACTTCGTAGTCCCGGTCTTCAGGTTGTTAACTTGTTGTTTGAAGGTCGCTCAGTCTTTTGCCTTCTGCGTGGACACAGCAATTGTG GTGCCAAATATCGTTGGGCTTGTCATTTCCACCGTGCAGATATGCATCTACTTATGGATCCTTGTCAGCCCAAGA AAAACCCGCAACGGAAGCATTCCTAACCACAATGTGAGGCATCCTGCAGTCTCCACGACAATGGAGTCCCAATCAGCAATCTGTG CAGTGGCAAGTCCAACATCATCTACCAATATATCTCTGAAAAAGAGCCAAACTTTGGGGGGCACGAGTGGTTCAGATTATGATACCAAATTCGAGGGTGCTCCTTTTGAACAAAGTACAAACCCACAGGACGTGAAGAGAATGCGACG GATGATGTCAAACCGTGAGTCTGATCAGTGTTCGAGGAAGAGGAAGCAAGCCCACTTGGCTGACCTTGAGACACAG GAAAATCCGAAGAGGTCTAGAACCTCTTATTTGAGGCGGAAGGGTCCTTCGGAGCAGGTTGACCAGGTTGAGCAGCTGACAGACGCCAATCAGCAACTCACCACCTCAGTCACAGTCACAGACAACAGGATCCTGAAATCAGATGTCAGGGCCCTCAGAGTCAAG CTGGCGGTGGACATGGTGGCCCGTGGCGCGCTGGCAAGTCCAGCATCATCATCCAAGATATCTCTGAAAAGGAGCCAAACTTTGAGGGGCACGAGTAGTTTAGATTATGATACCAAATTCGAGGGTGCTCCTTTCGAACAAGGTACAAACCCACAGGACGTGAAGAGAATGCAACG GATGGTGTCATACCGTGAGTCTGATCAGTGTTCGGAGCAGGTTGACCATGTTGAGCAGCTGACAGACGCCAATCAGCAACTCACCACTGCAGTCACAGTCAGAGACAACCGGAAGCTGAAATCAGATGTCAGGGCCAAG GTGAAGCTGGCGGAGGACGTGGTGGCCTGTGGCGCGCTGTCGTGTGGGCTAGGCAGCCTTGGGCTCTCATCACCGGTCCTGAACCCACAGCAGTGCAGGGTTCCTGACGTGCTGCCCGTCCTGGAGGTACCCGCGGACGACAGATGCTTCACGGGGTTGTCCCCCACGGTGCAGGTCCAGAACTCGTCGCTGCAGAGCCTTAGCCTCGAGAGCTTCGACAACCGGATGACCAGCGAGGTGACGagctgcgccggcgccggcgtcgatgTCTGA
- the LOC120654857 gene encoding uncharacterized protein LOC120654857 isoform X1, which yields MPSLITIKISMINALKNHTVQTVNFVVPVFRLLTCCLKVAQSFAFCVDTAIVVPNIVGLVISTVQICIYLWILVSPRKTRNGSIPNHNVRHPAVSTTMESQSAICAVASPTSSTNISLKKSQTLGGTSGSDYDTKFEGAPFEQSTNPQDVKRMRRMMSNRESDQCSRKRKQAHLADLETQENPKRSRTSYLRRKGPSEQVDQVEQLTDANQQLTTSVTVTDNRILKSDVRALRVKLAVDMVARGALASPASSSKISLKRSQTLRGTSSLDYDTKFEGAPFEQGTNPQDVKRMQRMVSYRESDQCSEQVDHVEQLTDANQQLTTAVTVRDNRKLKSDVRAKVKLAEDVVACGALSCGLGSLGLSSPVLNPQQCRVPDVLPVLEVPADDRCFTGLSPTVQVQNSSLQSLSLESFDNRMTSEVTSCAGAGVDV from the exons ATGCCAAGCCTGATTACAATCAAGATTTCCATG ATAAACGCGTTAAAGAACCACACTGTGCAGACCGTCAACTTCGTAGTCCCGGTCTTCAGGTTGTTAACTTGTTGTTTGAAGGTCGCTCAGTCTTTTGCCTTCTGCGTGGACACAGCAATTGTG GTGCCAAATATCGTTGGGCTTGTCATTTCCACCGTGCAGATATGCATCTACTTATGGATCCTTGTCAGCCCAAGA AAAACCCGCAACGGAAGCATTCCTAACCACAATGTGAGGCATCCTGCAGTCTCCACGACAATGGAGTCCCAATCAGCAATCTGTG CAGTGGCAAGTCCAACATCATCTACCAATATATCTCTGAAAAAGAGCCAAACTTTGGGGGGCACGAGTGGTTCAGATTATGATACCAAATTCGAGGGTGCTCCTTTTGAACAAAGTACAAACCCACAGGACGTGAAGAGAATGCGACG GATGATGTCAAACCGTGAGTCTGATCAGTGTTCGAGGAAGAGGAAGCAAGCCCACTTGGCTGACCTTGAGACACAG GAAAATCCGAAGAGGTCTAGAACCTCTTATTTGAGGCGGAAGGGTCCTTCGGAGCAGGTTGACCAGGTTGAGCAGCTGACAGACGCCAATCAGCAACTCACCACCTCAGTCACAGTCACAGACAACAGGATCCTGAAATCAGATGTCAGGGCCCTCAGAGTCAAG CTGGCGGTGGACATGGTGGCCCGTGGCGCGCTGGCAAGTCCAGCATCATCATCCAAGATATCTCTGAAAAGGAGCCAAACTTTGAGGGGCACGAGTAGTTTAGATTATGATACCAAATTCGAGGGTGCTCCTTTCGAACAAGGTACAAACCCACAGGACGTGAAGAGAATGCAACG GATGGTGTCATACCGTGAGTCTGATCAGTGTTCGGAGCAGGTTGACCATGTTGAGCAGCTGACAGACGCCAATCAGCAACTCACCACTGCAGTCACAGTCAGAGACAACCGGAAGCTGAAATCAGATGTCAGGGCCAAG GTGAAGCTGGCGGAGGACGTGGTGGCCTGTGGCGCGCTGTCGTGTGGGCTAGGCAGCCTTGGGCTCTCATCACCGGTCCTGAACCCACAGCAGTGCAGGGTTCCTGACGTGCTGCCCGTCCTGGAGGTACCCGCGGACGACAGATGCTTCACGGGGTTGTCCCCCACGGTGCAGGTCCAGAACTCGTCGCTGCAGAGCCTTAGCCTCGAGAGCTTCGACAACCGGATGACCAGCGAGGTGACGagctgcgccggcgccggcgtcgatgTCTGA
- the LOC120654857 gene encoding uncharacterized protein LOC120654857 isoform X2: protein MPSLITIKISMINALKNHTVQTVNFVVPVFRLLTCCLKVAQSFAFCVDTAIVVPNIVGLVISTVQICIYLWILVSPRKTRNGSIPNHNVRHPAVSTTMESQSAICVASPTSSTNISLKKSQTLGGTSGSDYDTKFEGAPFEQSTNPQDVKRMRRMMSNRESDQCSRKRKQAHLADLETQENPKRSRTSYLRRKGPSEQVDQVEQLTDANQQLTTSVTVTDNRILKSDVRALRVKLAVDMVARGALASPASSSKISLKRSQTLRGTSSLDYDTKFEGAPFEQGTNPQDVKRMQRMVSYRESDQCSEQVDHVEQLTDANQQLTTAVTVRDNRKLKSDVRAKVKLAEDVVACGALSCGLGSLGLSSPVLNPQQCRVPDVLPVLEVPADDRCFTGLSPTVQVQNSSLQSLSLESFDNRMTSEVTSCAGAGVDV from the exons ATGCCAAGCCTGATTACAATCAAGATTTCCATG ATAAACGCGTTAAAGAACCACACTGTGCAGACCGTCAACTTCGTAGTCCCGGTCTTCAGGTTGTTAACTTGTTGTTTGAAGGTCGCTCAGTCTTTTGCCTTCTGCGTGGACACAGCAATTGTG GTGCCAAATATCGTTGGGCTTGTCATTTCCACCGTGCAGATATGCATCTACTTATGGATCCTTGTCAGCCCAAGA AAAACCCGCAACGGAAGCATTCCTAACCACAATGTGAGGCATCCTGCAGTCTCCACGACAATGGAGTCCCAATCAGCAATCTGTG TGGCAAGTCCAACATCATCTACCAATATATCTCTGAAAAAGAGCCAAACTTTGGGGGGCACGAGTGGTTCAGATTATGATACCAAATTCGAGGGTGCTCCTTTTGAACAAAGTACAAACCCACAGGACGTGAAGAGAATGCGACG GATGATGTCAAACCGTGAGTCTGATCAGTGTTCGAGGAAGAGGAAGCAAGCCCACTTGGCTGACCTTGAGACACAG GAAAATCCGAAGAGGTCTAGAACCTCTTATTTGAGGCGGAAGGGTCCTTCGGAGCAGGTTGACCAGGTTGAGCAGCTGACAGACGCCAATCAGCAACTCACCACCTCAGTCACAGTCACAGACAACAGGATCCTGAAATCAGATGTCAGGGCCCTCAGAGTCAAG CTGGCGGTGGACATGGTGGCCCGTGGCGCGCTGGCAAGTCCAGCATCATCATCCAAGATATCTCTGAAAAGGAGCCAAACTTTGAGGGGCACGAGTAGTTTAGATTATGATACCAAATTCGAGGGTGCTCCTTTCGAACAAGGTACAAACCCACAGGACGTGAAGAGAATGCAACG GATGGTGTCATACCGTGAGTCTGATCAGTGTTCGGAGCAGGTTGACCATGTTGAGCAGCTGACAGACGCCAATCAGCAACTCACCACTGCAGTCACAGTCAGAGACAACCGGAAGCTGAAATCAGATGTCAGGGCCAAG GTGAAGCTGGCGGAGGACGTGGTGGCCTGTGGCGCGCTGTCGTGTGGGCTAGGCAGCCTTGGGCTCTCATCACCGGTCCTGAACCCACAGCAGTGCAGGGTTCCTGACGTGCTGCCCGTCCTGGAGGTACCCGCGGACGACAGATGCTTCACGGGGTTGTCCCCCACGGTGCAGGTCCAGAACTCGTCGCTGCAGAGCCTTAGCCTCGAGAGCTTCGACAACCGGATGACCAGCGAGGTGACGagctgcgccggcgccggcgtcgatgTCTGA